A window from Salvelinus fontinalis isolate EN_2023a chromosome 8, ASM2944872v1, whole genome shotgun sequence encodes these proteins:
- the LOC129861360 gene encoding uncharacterized protein LOC129861360 isoform X2 codes for MQVYISPGRAMQVSISSGRAMRDYTSPGRAMRVYTSPGRAMRVYTCPGRAMRVYICPGRAMRVYICPGRAMRVYICPGRAMRVYISPGRAMQVYISPGRAMQVYISPGRAMQVYISPGRAMQVYISPGRAMQVYISPGRAMQVYISSGRAMQVYTSSGRAMQVYTSSGRAMQVYISSGRAMQVYTSSGRAMQVYISPGRAMQVYISPGRAMQVYISPGRAMQVYISSGRAMQVYISSGRAMQVYTSSGRAMQVYISPGRAMQVYISPGRAMQVYISPGRAMQVYISPGRAMQVYISPGRAMQKPIAIQQ; via the exons ATGCAGGTTTATATCTCCCCTGGTAGAGCGATGCAGGTTTCTATCTCCTCTGGTAGAGCGATGCGGGATTATACCTCCCCTGGTAGAGCGATGCGGGTTTATACCTCCCCTGGTAGAGCGATGCGGGTTTATACCTGTCCTGGTAGAGCGATGCGGGTTTATATCTGTCCTGGTAGAGCGATGCGGGTTTATATCTGTCCTGGTAGAGCGATGCGGGTTTATATCTGTCCTGGTAGAGCGATGCGG GTTTATATCTCCCCTGGTAGAGCGATGCAGGTTTATATCTCCCCTGGTAGAGCGATGCAGGTTTATATCTCCCCTGGTAGAGCGATGCAGGTTTATATCTCCCCTGGTAGAGCGATGCAGGTTTATATCTCCCCTGGTAGAGCGATGCAGGTTTATATCTCCCCTGGTAGAGCGATGCAGGTTTATATCTCCTCTGGTAGAGCGATGCAGGTTTATACCTCCTCTGGTAGAGCGATGCAGGTTTATACCTCCTCTGGTAGAGCGATGCAGGTTTATATCTCCTCTGGTAGAGCGATGCAGGTTTATACCTCCTCTGGTAGAGCGATGCAGGTTTATATCTCCCCTGGTAGAGCGATGCAGGTTTATATCTCCCCTGGTAGAGCGATGCAGGTTTATATCTCCCCTGGTAGAGCGATGCAGGTTTATATCTCCTCTGGTAGAGCGATGCAGGTTTATATCTCCTCTGGTAGAGCGATGCAGGTTTATACCTCCTCTGGTAGAGCGATGCAGGTTTATATCTCCCCTGGTAGAGCGATGCAGGTTTATATCTCCCCTGGTAGAGCGATGCAGGTTTATATCTCCCCTGGTAGAGCGATGCAGGTTTATATCTCCCCTGGTAGAGCGATGCAGGTTTATATCTCCCCTGGTAGAGCGATGCAGAAGCCAATAGCCATTCAGCAGTAG
- the LOC129861360 gene encoding uncharacterized protein LOC129861360 isoform X1, with amino-acid sequence MQVYISPGRAMQVSISSGRAMRDYTSPGRAMRVYTSPGRAMRVYTCPGRAMRVYICPGRAMRVYICPGRAMRVYICPGRAMRVYICPGRAMRVYISPGRAMQVYISPGRAMQVYISPGRAMQVYISPGRAMQVYISPGRAMQVYISPGRAMQVYISSGRAMQVYTSSGRAMQVYTSSGRAMQVYISSGRAMQVYTSSGRAMQVYISPGRAMQVYISPGRAMQVYISPGRAMQVYISSGRAMQVYISSGRAMQVYTSSGRAMQVYISPGRAMQVYISPGRAMQVYISPGRAMQVYISPGRAMQVYISPGRAMQKPIAIQQ; translated from the exons ATGCAGGTTTATATCTCCCCTGGTAGAGCGATGCAGGTTTCTATCTCCTCTGGTAGAGCGATGCGGGATTATACCTCCCCTGGTAGAGCGATGCGGGTTTATACCTCCCCTGGTAGAGCGATGCGGGTTTATACCTGTCCTGGTAGAGCGATGCGGGTTTATATCTGTCCTGGTAGAGCGATGCGGGTTTATATCTGTCCTGGTAGAGCGATGCGGGTTTATATCTGTCCTGGTAGAGCGATGCGGGTTTATATCTGTCCTGGTAGAGCGATGCGG GTTTATATCTCCCCTGGTAGAGCGATGCAGGTTTATATCTCCCCTGGTAGAGCGATGCAGGTTTATATCTCCCCTGGTAGAGCGATGCAGGTTTATATCTCCCCTGGTAGAGCGATGCAGGTTTATATCTCCCCTGGTAGAGCGATGCAGGTTTATATCTCCCCTGGTAGAGCGATGCAGGTTTATATCTCCTCTGGTAGAGCGATGCAGGTTTATACCTCCTCTGGTAGAGCGATGCAGGTTTATACCTCCTCTGGTAGAGCGATGCAGGTTTATATCTCCTCTGGTAGAGCGATGCAGGTTTATACCTCCTCTGGTAGAGCGATGCAGGTTTATATCTCCCCTGGTAGAGCGATGCAGGTTTATATCTCCCCTGGTAGAGCGATGCAGGTTTATATCTCCCCTGGTAGAGCGATGCAGGTTTATATCTCCTCTGGTAGAGCGATGCAGGTTTATATCTCCTCTGGTAGAGCGATGCAGGTTTATACCTCCTCTGGTAGAGCGATGCAGGTTTATATCTCCCCTGGTAGAGCGATGCAGGTTTATATCTCCCCTGGTAGAGCGATGCAGGTTTATATCTCCCCTGGTAGAGCGATGCAGGTTTATATCTCCCCTGGTAGAGCGATGCAGGTTTATATCTCCCCTGGTAGAGCGATGCAGAAGCCAATAGCCATTCAGCAGTAG